Proteins encoded by one window of Cannabis sativa cultivar Pink pepper isolate KNU-18-1 chromosome 4, ASM2916894v1, whole genome shotgun sequence:
- the LOC115714470 gene encoding uncharacterized protein LOC115714470, with product MKQVVGMVVSNKMQKSVVVAVDRLFYHKLYNRYIKRTSKFMAHDEQDQCNIGDRVRLDPSRPISKRKNWIVAEILKKARIYVPPSAADSTKINAQQSPSSSSAATSSS from the exons ATGAAGCAAGTGGTGGGAATGGTGGTCTCCAACAAGATGCAGAAATCGGTGGTTGTGGCCGTCGATAGGCTCTTCTATCACAAGCTTTACAATCGCTACATCAAGCGCACATCCAAATTCATGGCCCACGACGAACAAGATCAATGCAACATCGGCGATCGA GTGAGATTGGATCCTTCGAGACCTATAAGCAAACGGAAGAATTGGATTGTGGCTGAAATTCTCAAGAAAGCACGCATTTATGTCCCACCATCTGCTGCTGATTCTACCAAAATTAATGCTCAACAAtcgccttcttcttcttctgctgCTACTTCGTCCTCCTGA